The following proteins come from a genomic window of Hydractinia symbiolongicarpus strain clone_291-10 chromosome 2, HSymV2.1, whole genome shotgun sequence:
- the LOC130629769 gene encoding uncharacterized protein LOC130629769: MILVRIRCGLLLEDMAVRFNMSTSHISRILITWTDFLHSQFRMLPIWASKETVQNRMPKCFQKSYPNTRVILDCTEVFVEMPTSYRTQSSTFSNYKHHNTAKGLVGIAPDGSVTFVSDLYGGRFSDKRITKDSGIYDLLEPGDSVMADRGFELEEDLPDGVTLNIPPFLDGKPQLSLLEENETRRIASVRVHVERAIERIKNYRILQTVFKLSMAAELNKIWVICCYLVNFLPQLVPDVNTND; this comes from the coding sequence aTGATACTGGTTCGAATTCGATGTGGACTTTTGTTAGAAGATATGGCTGTTCGATTTAATATGTCGACAAGTCACATAAgcagaatattgattacatggacagattttttacattcacaatTCCGTATGCTTCCAATATGGGCTTCAAAAGAAACAGTACAAAATAGAATgccgaaatgttttcaaaaaagttacccaaataCCCGTGTCATATTAGATTGTACAGAAGTATTTGTGGAAATGCCTACGTCATATCGCACACAGTCCAGTACCTTTTCAAATTACAAACACCATAATACAGCAAAAGGATTAGTCGGAATAGCTCCTGATGGATCAGTGACATTTGTCTCTGATTTGTATGGTGGACGCTTTTCGGATAAACGAATAACAAAAGATAGTGGTATATACGATTTGCTAGAGCCTGGGGATTCTGTGATGGCTGATAGAGGATTTGAGCTCGAGGAAGATTTACCTGATGGAGTAACATTAAATATTCCACCATTTTTAGATGGAAAACCTCAGCTAAGTTTATTAGAGGAAAACGAAACTAGAAGAATAGCATCTGTACGTGTACATGTCGAACGAGCAATCGAACGTATAAAAAATTACCGAATTTTACAAACAGTTTTCAAACTATCAATGGCTGCTGAACTCAATAAGATATGggttatttgttgttatttagttaattttttaccacagttGGTACCAGATGTAAATACGAAtgactaa